One Coccinella septempunctata chromosome X, icCocSept1.1, whole genome shotgun sequence genomic window carries:
- the LOC123322031 gene encoding nonsense-mediated mRNA decay protein 2: MKLSFIFELLLIFVFIAFAASAVIDKRGYHNRKTDVKKHAGRKSIDKRRQGSSGTNSNRYCSCNLKLCNCCREFNLPVVSLQGPGCASLQYLKGDRLAISMSFGERILTNTTISSRKPQPVCMPLPGGISKFCGRIYNIGRKGDDFQACLGLELRSLNNIEASLRVSCFKFGPKGLRVEPSQPLPVVEEEEDDDDDDDDEDEFDFDGDDDDEDEDDSENDVEAAEYGGFSVFDDDFIDQYFESESTGNKKKQPVKKQPPQITKAPYKKTTKAPVTKVQRRKPVKTKATPKPKPIRASVFTKRPSKVPTSASTTPIPLKTSSTMMTFSSTPSEITEKTNVLEDNAEPVPEQVTNSTEVSLIKNEINTETPDQIIVQNTMITTMKSFTEATNTDAATTTTLTPTTTSKQDDDDSIESSGSDENPIAEVVEDMLDESDEIVEKKNSTLKGSIKTAANSSAVAEESDDVSEILDGVVDTITGEDSEEDKAENDDDEDEDDDDDDDSLEDEDEEDEDRRRRRRKLELRKIGGRRSRDMWLDRLHW; encoded by the exons ATGAAATTGTCGTTCATATTTGAACTACTTCTCATTTTTGTGTTCATCGCATTCGCAGCATCTGCTGTAATAG ataaaagagGCTATCATAACAGGAAAACTGATGTCAAAAAGCATGCCGGGCGTAAATCTATTGACAAAAGGAGACAAGGATCCAGCGGCACAAACTCGAATAGGTATTGCAGCTGTAACTTGAAGCTGTGCAATTGTTGTAGAGAATTCAATTTACCCGTCGTATCCTTGCAAGGACCTGGATGTGCTTCCTTACAGTATCTTAAGGGTGACCGTCTGGCCATTTCAATGAGCTTTGGCGAGAGGATACTGACGAATACGACAATATCAA GTAGAAAACCGCAGCCAGTTTGCATGCCATTACCTGGGGGTATATCGAAGTTTTGCGGACGAATTTACAATATAGGACGGAAAGGGGACGATTTCCAGGCTTGTCTCGGATTGGAACTTCGATCATTGAACAACATCGAGGCCTCGCTCAGGGTGTCCTGCTTCAAATTCGGCCCCAAAGGACTCAGGGTCGAGCCATCGCAGCCTCTTCCAGTGGTGGAGGAAGAAGAGGACGATGACGATGACGACGACGACGAGGATGAGTTCGATTTTGACGGCGACGATGACGACGAGGACGAAGACGATTCCGAGAATGACGTGGAGGCCGCCGAATACggtggattcagcgtgttcgacgACGATTTCATCGACCAATACTTCGAGTCCGAGAGCACGGGTAACAAGAAGAAGCAGCCGGTGAAGAAACAACCGCCTCAAATTACCAAAGCACCTTACAAGAAGACAACCAAAGCTCCTGTGACCAAAGTACAACGACGAAAACCTGTTAAGACTAAGGCTACCCCGAAACCAAAGCCTATTCGTGCTTCCGTTTTCACGAAAAGACCATCCAAGGTTCCAACCTCAGCATCTACCACTCCAATTCCCCTCAAAACGTCATCCACCATGATGACTTTCTCATCCACACCCAGTGAGATAACTGAAAAAACAAATGTGTTGGAAGACAATGCTGAACCAGTACCTGAACAAGTGACCAACTCCactgaagtttcactgattaaAAACGAAATAAACACAGAGACACCTGATCAAATCATAGTACAAAACACCATGATAACAACAATGAAATCCTTTACTGAAGCAACAAACACTGACGCTGCAACAACTACCACACTTACACCTACAACAACCTCCAAACAAGATGATGACGATTCCATCGAATCCAGTGGTAGTGATGAGAATCCAATCGCTGAAGTAGTAGAAGACATGCTGGACGAGAGTGACGAAATAGTCGAGAAAAAGAACTCTACCCTTAAAGGCAGCATCAAAACTGCTGCCAACTCTTCAGCTGTTGCAGAGGAATCGGATGATGTTTCGGAAATTCTTGATGGGGTTGTTGATACCATAACGGGAGAAGATTCTGAAGAGGACAAAGCCGAAAATGATGACGACGAGGACGAGGATGACGACGATGATGATGATTCTTTGGAAGACGAAGATGAGGAGGATGAAGACAGAAGGCGAAGGAGGAGGAAATTGGaactgagaaaaattggaggcAGACGAAGCAGGGATATGTGGTTGGATAGATTGCACTGGTGA
- the LOC123321708 gene encoding uncharacterized protein LOC123321708, with protein sequence MDSRRENYHLRSVRKNMEKDQLQDDITENARALSPAVRTERKENGKQENQEHGAVPKVKESDSRTPKQVKYSHHSKRRMFNLENQHEKDKSRMFDMFISKIVNDTVRMTLNNVQVDQARSGDQENDYFMQDVPGVDLINTDNLDTENLANNIRGHARVQSGSRIQGVSERNINVKSNLSSNFNLPQCLPGLNVQTAHHSGQQQISNLTMNDNLFGLGDLSKLVPDFDGESHVQAPEFLQFLENGINVNAISFNNIRIFLCKSFKIKKKIHDHTYVLVSPKTGEERGIFHSSHLKTYAVPTYAAEN encoded by the exons ATGGATAGTAGGAGAGAAAATTACCACCTACGAAGTGTCAGAAAAAATATGGAGAAAGACCAGCTACAGGACGACATCACTGAAAATGCACGAGCC CTGTCTCCGGCGGTACGTACTGAAAGGAAAGAAAACGGGAAACAGGAAAATCAGGAACATGGAGCTGTCCCAAAGGTGAAGGAAAGTGATTCAAGAACACCCAAACAAGTTAAGTATTCACACCACTCGAAGAGACGAATGTTCAACCTTGAAAATCAACATGAAAAGGATAAGTCTAGAATGTTTGATatgtttatttcaaaaattgttaATGATACAGTGAGAATGACCCTTAATAATGTACAAGTTGATCAAGCTAGAAGTGGAGATCaagaaaatgattattttatgcAGGATGTTCCTGGGGTTGATTTGATTAATACTGATAATCTTGATACTGAAAATCTAGCGAATAACATACGTGGACATGCACGCGTTCAATCTGGTtcacgtatacagggtgtctctgaAAGAAATATAAACGTCAAATCAAATTTAAGTTCCAATTTTAACTTACCTCAGTGTCTTCCTGGGTTGAATGTACAGACTGCTCATCATTCAGGACAAcaacaaatttcaaatttaactATGAACGATAATTTATTTGGTTTGGGAGATCTAAGTAAACTTGTACCTGATTTTGATGGGGAGAGTCATGTGCAGGCTCCAGAATTTCTTCAGTTTCTGGAAAACGGAATAAATGTTAATGCTATCTCTTTTAATAATATCAGAATTTTTCTATgcaaatcattcaaaataaaaaagaaaattcatgATCATACTTATGTTTTGGTATCTCCGAAAACTGGTGAAGAACGCGGAATTTTTCACTCGTCCCACTTAAAAACGTATGCTGTTCCGACCTATGCTGCTGAAAATTAG